In Burkholderia sp. NRF60-BP8, a single window of DNA contains:
- the bcsZ gene encoding cellulose synthase complex periplasmic endoglucanase BcsZ — MARAMTKRRATQPARRVGATLALAVAVTCAAAGMATRAHAAGAGAADAAAAGCGAAWPRWEAFKRDFISADGRVIDVGSADSRTVSEGQAYGLFFALVADDRRMFDTILAWTENNLAQGDLSAHLPAWLWGRAPDGAWRVLDANAASDADLWIAYALVEAGRLWHERSYTARGALLAKRVLDAETATVPGLGLTLLPGPTGFKLANGQWRVNPSYSPPQVIRALGARLPDDRRWAALASSTGRVLLDTAPKGFSPDWALYRAGKGFGPDPDTQAQSAYNAIRVYLWAGMLDRADPLAAPLLARFAPFADHIAAHGAPPERVDTTTGVAGPNDGNGGFSAAAVPFLDARGQHALADAQAARVDTLARQSAPGYYTSVLTLFGLGWRDGRYRFGADGTLDARWGGRSCAAR; from the coding sequence ATGGCGCGGGCAATGACGAAGCGACGGGCAACGCAGCCGGCGCGGCGTGTCGGCGCGACGCTCGCGCTGGCGGTTGCGGTGACGTGCGCGGCGGCCGGCATGGCCACGCGCGCGCACGCCGCCGGGGCCGGCGCAGCCGACGCGGCCGCCGCGGGATGCGGCGCGGCGTGGCCGCGCTGGGAGGCGTTCAAGCGCGATTTCATCTCGGCGGACGGCCGCGTGATCGACGTCGGCTCGGCCGATTCGCGCACGGTATCGGAGGGTCAGGCGTATGGACTTTTCTTCGCGCTCGTCGCGGACGACCGGCGCATGTTCGACACGATCCTCGCATGGACCGAGAACAACCTCGCGCAGGGCGACCTGAGCGCGCATCTGCCGGCGTGGCTGTGGGGCCGCGCGCCCGACGGCGCGTGGCGCGTGCTCGACGCGAACGCGGCGTCGGACGCCGACCTGTGGATCGCGTATGCGCTCGTCGAGGCCGGCCGGCTGTGGCACGAGCGCAGCTATACGGCGCGCGGCGCGCTGCTCGCGAAGCGCGTGCTCGACGCCGAGACGGCGACCGTGCCGGGCCTCGGCCTCACGCTGCTGCCGGGGCCGACCGGGTTCAAGCTGGCCAACGGCCAATGGCGCGTGAATCCGAGCTATTCGCCGCCGCAGGTGATTCGCGCGCTCGGTGCGCGGCTGCCCGACGACCGTCGCTGGGCAGCGCTGGCATCCAGCACCGGGCGCGTGCTGCTCGACACCGCGCCGAAGGGCTTCTCGCCCGATTGGGCGTTGTATCGCGCGGGCAAGGGTTTCGGGCCCGATCCGGACACGCAAGCGCAGAGCGCGTACAACGCGATCCGCGTGTACTTGTGGGCCGGCATGCTGGATCGCGCCGATCCGCTCGCCGCGCCGCTGCTCGCGCGCTTCGCGCCGTTCGCCGACCATATCGCCGCGCACGGCGCGCCGCCGGAGCGGGTCGATACGACGACGGGCGTCGCGGGGCCGAACGACGGCAACGGCGGATTCTCCGCGGCGGCCGTGCCGTTTCTCGACGCACGCGGCCAGCACGCGCTCGCGGATGCGCAGGCAGCCCGCGTCGACACGCTCGCGCGCCAGTCGGCGCCCGGCTATTACACCAGCGTGCTGACGCTGTTCGGCCTCGGCTGGCGCGACGGCCGCTACCGATTCGGGGCGGACGGCACGCTCGACGCCCGCTGGGGAGGCCGCTCGTGCGCCGCCCGCTGA
- a CDS encoding cellulose synthase subunit BcsC-related outer membrane protein, with product MRRPLKCAVPHVAGFAWLASSVCAAAPGAASGAAMANPAAPAASAAADARRELDTARMWGIKHRDDLARDALRKGLLIAPGDPDLLAEQVRVLLRLGDAKGAQASLARLQAQSPNAPATRRVADEYRVATSGRGEMAQIRLLARSGRADEAARRIVALFPNGAPAGALGAEYYQIVSNAPGGREPAIAALRRAVAADPRDTSASMALAGLLNQRDDTRAEANRIAASLAKRADADHTEAMALWRRVLQSAGSDPAYLDALQAYLALAPDDTEFRDRVAGLERQRDAQRRLERDPDYIAQQRGLQALARGDLAAADPLLARAARVRADDADALGGLGLLRLREGRHDEARALFARAATRATDQRGKWLGLARTAQFWGLLAQGREAAGAGRPRDAERAARAALAMQPDNPDAKLQLADALLAQRDWAQAEPLLRGLLAARSPSLSAVRDTATLYENTGRADRIGPLLDALQGRVTGADDRRALDGLRGDLLAKEARALADKGARGPAAQRYEAAVRAAPDAPWTRFALARLYRDMGLPQLGRTVMDDGLARSDTPEMRYASALYRNSLDDVAGAQAALAPVDDAHRSDGMRALARKLDAESALADARGAHARGDRAAFAATLAHAQASAQDDPDMLAAIGAQWIDAGEPERGLAPLHDWIAAHPREADADVRLRYGDLLGSAGRDDALAAWLDTLRRDPALTPAQTARLEDQSLRLVLRQTDDAIARQDYARARTLLDRASPAGRADKRYALELADLERAQGHYDAARDALAPVVARTPDDADTQLALARIDEDSGNRAAARTRVLAVLARTPDDDVDTQLSAVRRLNALRSPDDAAQVTGRLQAAYPARADVTVAAGRVAEAQGRYDDAASLYRLSLSQERTAGVSPGRDGLTPAQAAFAELEQRRNPEIETGWMPAYKSGDEGVSSYRAQQVPIYLQMPIRYDGHAFAQIDTVHLDPGALDTSDPDAYSLKTFGTYAALRARTNPLAPALLANPPGSLHQSTTGVALGAGYLSDAWRVDLGTSPLGFPVHYLVGGVRYRFDAGPASFSVNASRRPETSSVLSYAGMRDPWTGAVWGGVRRDGVNLRASVDVGRTNLFAELGAGVLSGRNVERNAEVTLRTGFTVPVYERATMKVSTGLVGNAWHYAQNLRYYTYGQGGYYSPQRYLSLGVPIEWAGRHDALSWDLTVTGGISNSYEKDSLYYPTFSDQRAAQVAAGFVYAGSSTRGVSFSYGVNGIVEYRVNPHLSVGAQLHIDRSHDYAPSSALVYLRYAFDARAPRNWLVTPTPVRLYSDY from the coding sequence GTGCGCCGCCCGCTGAAGTGCGCCGTGCCTCACGTCGCGGGATTCGCGTGGCTCGCGTCGTCGGTGTGCGCGGCGGCGCCGGGCGCCGCGTCGGGCGCGGCGATGGCGAACCCCGCGGCACCGGCGGCCTCGGCTGCGGCCGATGCGCGGCGCGAGCTCGACACCGCGCGGATGTGGGGCATCAAGCATCGCGACGATCTCGCCCGCGATGCGCTGCGCAAGGGGCTGCTGATCGCGCCGGGCGATCCCGATCTGCTGGCCGAACAGGTGCGCGTGCTGCTGCGGCTCGGCGACGCGAAAGGCGCGCAGGCCTCGCTGGCGCGGCTGCAGGCGCAGTCGCCGAATGCGCCCGCCACGCGGCGGGTGGCCGACGAATACCGCGTCGCGACGAGCGGGCGTGGCGAGATGGCGCAGATCCGGCTACTCGCGCGCAGCGGCCGCGCCGACGAGGCGGCCCGGCGGATCGTCGCGCTGTTTCCGAACGGCGCGCCGGCGGGGGCGCTCGGCGCCGAGTATTACCAGATCGTGTCGAATGCGCCGGGCGGGCGCGAGCCGGCGATCGCCGCGCTGCGGCGCGCGGTCGCCGCCGATCCGCGGGACACGAGCGCGTCGATGGCACTCGCGGGGCTGTTGAACCAGCGCGACGACACGCGCGCGGAAGCGAACCGGATCGCAGCGTCGCTCGCGAAACGCGCCGACGCGGACCATACGGAAGCGATGGCGCTGTGGCGGCGCGTGCTGCAGTCGGCCGGCAGCGATCCCGCGTATCTCGATGCGCTGCAGGCCTATCTCGCGCTCGCGCCGGACGACACCGAATTCCGCGATCGCGTCGCCGGCCTCGAGCGGCAACGCGATGCGCAGCGCCGGCTCGAACGCGATCCCGACTACATCGCGCAGCAGCGCGGGTTGCAGGCGCTCGCGCGCGGCGATCTGGCCGCCGCCGATCCGCTGCTCGCGCGCGCCGCGCGGGTGCGCGCGGACGACGCCGATGCGCTGGGCGGGCTCGGCCTGCTGCGTCTGCGCGAAGGACGGCACGACGAAGCGCGCGCGCTGTTCGCGCGGGCCGCGACGCGTGCGACCGACCAGCGCGGCAAATGGCTGGGCCTCGCGCGTACCGCGCAGTTCTGGGGGCTGCTCGCCCAGGGCCGCGAAGCGGCCGGTGCGGGACGCCCGCGGGATGCCGAACGCGCCGCGCGCGCGGCGCTCGCGATGCAGCCGGACAACCCCGACGCGAAGCTGCAGCTCGCCGATGCGCTGCTCGCGCAGCGCGACTGGGCGCAGGCGGAGCCGTTGCTGCGCGGCTTGCTGGCCGCCCGCTCGCCGAGCCTGTCGGCCGTGCGCGACACGGCCACGCTGTATGAGAACACCGGCCGTGCGGACCGGATCGGCCCGCTGCTCGACGCGCTGCAAGGGCGCGTGACGGGCGCCGACGATCGCCGTGCGCTCGACGGCCTGCGCGGCGACCTGCTCGCGAAGGAGGCGCGCGCGCTGGCCGACAAGGGGGCGCGCGGGCCGGCCGCGCAACGCTACGAGGCGGCCGTGCGCGCGGCACCCGACGCGCCGTGGACGCGCTTCGCGCTCGCGCGCCTCTATCGCGACATGGGGCTGCCGCAGCTCGGCCGCACGGTGATGGACGACGGGCTCGCCCGCAGCGACACGCCCGAGATGCGCTACGCGAGCGCGCTGTACCGCAACTCGCTCGACGATGTCGCGGGCGCGCAGGCCGCGCTGGCGCCGGTCGACGATGCGCACCGTTCGGACGGCATGCGAGCGCTGGCGCGCAAGCTCGATGCCGAAAGCGCGCTGGCCGACGCGCGCGGCGCGCATGCCCGCGGCGATCGCGCGGCATTCGCCGCCACGCTCGCGCACGCGCAGGCGAGCGCGCAGGACGATCCCGACATGCTCGCCGCGATCGGCGCGCAGTGGATCGACGCGGGCGAACCCGAGCGCGGCCTCGCGCCGCTGCACGACTGGATCGCCGCGCACCCGCGCGAAGCCGACGCGGACGTGCGGCTGCGCTACGGCGACCTGCTCGGCAGCGCCGGTCGCGACGATGCGCTCGCCGCGTGGCTCGACACGCTGCGCCGCGACCCGGCGCTGACGCCCGCGCAGACGGCGCGGCTCGAGGACCAGTCGCTGCGGCTCGTGCTGCGGCAGACCGACGATGCGATCGCGCGACAGGACTATGCACGGGCGCGCACGCTGCTCGATCGCGCGAGCCCGGCCGGCCGCGCGGACAAGCGTTACGCGCTCGAACTCGCCGATCTCGAACGCGCGCAGGGTCATTACGACGCCGCACGCGATGCGCTCGCGCCGGTCGTGGCGCGCACGCCGGACGACGCCGATACGCAGCTCGCGCTCGCGCGGATCGACGAGGACAGCGGCAACCGCGCCGCCGCCCGCACGCGCGTGCTCGCGGTGCTGGCGCGCACGCCGGACGACGACGTCGACACGCAACTGTCGGCCGTGCGCCGCCTGAACGCGCTGCGCAGCCCGGACGACGCCGCGCAGGTGACCGGCCGGCTGCAGGCCGCATATCCGGCACGCGCCGACGTGACGGTGGCGGCCGGGCGCGTGGCCGAGGCGCAGGGCCGCTATGACGACGCGGCGTCGCTGTACCGGCTGTCGCTGTCGCAGGAACGCACGGCGGGCGTGAGTCCGGGCCGCGACGGGCTGACGCCCGCGCAGGCCGCGTTCGCGGAACTCGAACAGCGGCGCAATCCCGAGATCGAGACCGGCTGGATGCCCGCGTACAAGTCGGGCGACGAAGGCGTCTCGTCGTATCGCGCGCAGCAGGTGCCGATCTACCTGCAGATGCCGATCCGCTACGACGGGCACGCGTTCGCGCAGATCGACACCGTGCACCTCGACCCGGGCGCGCTCGACACGAGCGATCCGGACGCGTATTCGCTGAAGACGTTCGGCACCTATGCGGCGCTCAGGGCACGGACGAATCCGCTGGCCCCCGCGTTGCTCGCGAATCCGCCGGGCTCGCTGCACCAGTCGACGACGGGCGTCGCGCTCGGCGCCGGCTACCTGTCGGACGCGTGGCGCGTCGATCTCGGCACGTCGCCGCTCGGCTTCCCGGTGCATTACCTCGTCGGCGGCGTGCGCTATCGCTTCGACGCGGGCCCCGCGAGCTTCTCCGTGAATGCATCGCGGCGGCCGGAAACGAGCAGCGTGCTGTCGTACGCGGGGATGCGCGACCCGTGGACGGGCGCGGTGTGGGGCGGCGTGCGCCGCGACGGCGTGAACCTGCGCGCGTCGGTCGACGTCGGCCGCACGAACCTGTTCGCGGAACTCGGCGCGGGTGTGCTGTCCGGCCGCAACGTCGAGCGCAATGCGGAAGTCACGCTGCGCACCGGCTTCACGGTGCCCGTGTACGAGCGCGCGACGATGAAGGTCAGCACCGGGCTCGTCGGCAATGCGTGGCACTACGCGCAGAACCTGCGCTACTACACGTACGGGCAGGGCGGTTACTACAGCCCGCAGCGCTATCTGTCGCTCGGCGTGCCGATCGAATGGGCGGGGCGGCACGATGCGCTGTCGTGGGACCTGACCGTCACGGGCGGGATCTCGAACAGCTACGAGAAGGATTCGCTGTATTACCCGACGTTCTCCGACCAGCGCGCCGCGCAGGTGGCGGCCGGGTTCGTGTACGCGGGCAGTTCGACGCGCGGCGTGTCGTTCTCGTACGGCGTGAACGGCATCGTCGAGTATCGCGTGAACCCGCACCTGAGCGTCGGCGCGCAGTTGCACATCGACCGATCGCACGACTATGCGCCGAGCTCGGCGCTCGTCTACCTGCGCTATGCGTTCGATGCGCGCGCGCCGCGCAACTGGCTCGTGACGCCGACGCCCGTGCGGCTTTATTCGGATTACTAG